In the Campylobacter sputorum subsp. sputorum genome, AAGACATAATTTAGATTTTATTTATGTATGCGATCATATCGGCAACAAACTAAAAGAAAATCCCGTTGGAAACTTTAAATTTGCCATTGAAAATGGTATGAAATATTTTGTGGATAAAGATAGAGAAAATTTTGCAAAAAATTTAGTTGATACAAAAACACTTTTTATAAAAGAGGGTGTAGCCCAAAAAGAAGCTGAATTTGGCTTTATAAAACAAGCCGAGTTTATAGATAATTTTTCTAAAAAACAAAACATTAAATTTGATATTTTTCTACCAAGCGGAACTGGTGCAAGTGCAGCGTATCTATCAAAAAATATAAAATTTAATGTTTTTACCACACCTTGCGTTGGCGATACAAATTATTTAAAAGAGCAAATTTATGAACTTGATCCAAGCTCTAAGGTTCAAATTTTAAATCCTCCTAAAAAATATACTTTTGGAGATATCAAAAAAGAACTTTATGAAATTTACAAAGAGTTGCTTGATGAAACAAAAATAGAATTTGATTTAATTTATGATCCGGTTGGATTTTTAACTCTTTTTTCAAATTTGGATAAATTTAAAAATCCAATTCTTTATATACATCAAGGTGGAATTATAGGCAATATAAGCCAACTGGAGCGTTATAAGTATAAAGGTATTTCAAATTTATAGTATAATTATTACAAAAAGGACTTATTATGAAAATACTAAAATCAACAGATAAAAACTTTCAAAGTGAGTTTGACAAATTAGTTCATAGATCAGATAACGATATGAGCAGTGTTATACCAGTTGTTAAAGACATAATAGATGATATAAAAAAAAGAGGCGATGAGGCTTTAGTAGAACAGATTGCTAAATTTGACAAATGGGATGCTACAAATGCTCTAAAAATTTCGAATGATGAAATGAAAAACGCATATAATTCTTTAGATGAGAATTTAAAAAAAGCATTAAAAATTGCATATGATAGGATAAAATCTTATCATGAAAAACAGATTGAAAAAACTTGGCTTAGTTTTGAAGAAAATGGCACAATTTTGGGTCAAAAAGTTACACCAGTTGATAGGGCTGGGCTTTATATACCTGGCGGAAAAGCGGCGTATCCTAGTTCGCTTTTAATGAATGCAATTCCTGCAATAGTTGCTGGAGTAAAAGAGATAACCATTTGCACTCCTGCTGTAAATGGCAGTGTAAATAACTTGCTTTTAGCTACTATGTATCTACTTGGCATTAAAAATGCATATAAAGTTGGCGGTGCTTCGGCAATTGGGGCTATGGCGTATGGAACACAAAGTATAAAAAAAGTAGATGTTATAACAGGTCCTGGAAATATATATGTAGCAACTGCTAAAAAACTTGTTTTTGGGGATGTAAATATTGATATGATTGCAGGACCAAGTGAGATAGGCGTTTTAGCTGATAATAGTGCAAATTACAAACATATAGCTATTGATTTGCTTTCCCAGGCTGAACACGATGAGATAGCAAGTAGTTTTCTTATAACTGATGATGAGAAATTTGCAAATTTAATCAAAGATGAAATAAATACCGTTTTACCAACATTGCAAAGAGAAAAAATTGCAAGAGTTAGCATAGAAAATAAAGCTGCTATAATCGTTGCAAAAGATATGTGCGAAGCTGTTTTTCTTATGAATGAATTAGCAGTTGAACACCTTGAGATAGCAACTGATAATGCATTTGATTATTTACATAAGATAAAACACGCTGGAGCTATATTTTTAGGGCACAATACGCCCGAAGCAATGGGTGATTATTTAGCAGGACCAAATCATACTTTGCCAACTGGAGGGAGTGCCAGATTTTTTTCTCCACTTAGTGTGAGTAATTTTGTTAAGAAAAGCTCAATCATATCAATTAGTAAAAATGGTATAGATGAATTAAGTGAAGCCTGTATGGTTCTTGCAGAAGCTGAGGGACTTGGAGCTCATAAAAAATCAGTAGAATTAAGATTTAATAAACAATAAGTTTATTTAATTGTGGTATAATTATCAAAAATGCAAACAAAGGAGATGTTATGCAGATAAATAGTTTAAATACAAACTCGGCAAACGGAAATTACTATTTAAATCAAGCTCAAAACAATGCAAACAAAGCATTAGAAGCTGTAGTTGCTAATAGGGCTATTTCTAGCACAGATGGTGCTAGTATGAGCATAGCTGACTCACTTAGAACCCAGAGTTCATCAATAGAGCAGGGTGTTGCAAATGCAAATGATGCCATAGGGATACTTCAAATTGCAGATGGTGCTTTAAGCAATATCACTAAAAGTGCCGATAGGATAAATGAGCTTTCAGTTTCTATGAATAGTGCTGCTTTAAATAGCGACCAAAAGAAAATGATTCAAAATGAAGCAAATGCTTTAGTTAATTCTATGAAAGATGCTGTTTCTAGTGCAAGTTTTAATGGTAAAAATGTTTTTAGTGGAAGCATGGAATTTGTTACTGGTAATGGAAATGCAAGTATATCTTTAAATGCACCAAGTTTTGGCACAATAGATGTAAATAATCAGCAAAGCATTCAAGATTTTATGAGTAGTATAAACTCTCTTAGAAGTGATATTGGTTCAGCACAAAATGGTATAATGAGTGGTGTAAATGTAGCTATGAATACAAATGTAAATATTCAAGCAAGCGAAAGCAACCTGCAAAATAATGATATAGCTAAAAATGTAAATGATTTTAATCAGGCTAATTTGCTTATAAACTCAGGAGCTTATGCTTCAGCATTTAATTTGCAAAATGCACAAAATCAAATAGCAAATTTGCTTAGATAAATAAAATTATAAAACCTAACTTGTAGCAAGTTAGGTTTTTATCTTACACAATTCTTTCCATTATTTTTAGCCTCATACATTTTTATATCTGCTATTTTTATTAAATCTTGAAAAGATTTTATGTTATCTTCACTGCTAGCAACTCCTAAACTAGCACTGCTTTGCCAATAAACTTTTTTTGAGTTTCTTGTTCCAACCATTATCTTCATATTTTTTATAATTGAAAGAAGATGTTTTGCTAATGTTAATGCGCCACTTTTATTTGTATATGGACAGATTATCAAAAATTCATCACCGCCAAGTCTACAAACTATATCATCGGTTCTTATATTGTCTTTTAATGTTTTTGAAAGAGCTATTAATACCTTATCACCTATATTATGTCCAAATTCATCATTTACGCATTTAAAATTATCAGCATCGATCATAATAACACTTAATGGATTATTATCATTTATTTCTTCATACAATTTTTTTATTACTTCCATTCCAAAGCGTCTATTTTTTAACTCTGTAAGTTGATCTGTTTGTGAAAGGTATTCTAATTTTATATTTTTATCTACAAGTTCTTTTGTTTTTTCTTTTACTTTTTCTTCAAGATTATTTTTAAGTTCTGTAAGCTCTTGATTTCTATCTGTTAAAATACTAAAAAGAGTTGTTAGTGAGTGAACCAGGGGCTCAGTTTTATTATCTATATCTTTCATAAGTTTTTCATAAGCTTCATCTGGCGTTAAGCCATCTTTTATCATATGATATTGTGCTCCAAATATTTTATCTTGACCAAGTATATGAAACGCAAGCCAATTAATCAAAAAATCTAAAAGAGCTTTTGCATTCATAAGCATATTTTCTTCATTTATAGATGAAGCTAATTCCTTAACTGTATATATAAATGTGTTATGATTTTTTTTATGATTTGAGAAAAAATCTTTATTTATTTTAACTTTCTTCATAAGTTTTTCTTCATCATTAAAGTGGTAAATGGTGTAGTCGATAACTTCTTGCAAGAAAAAATTCATATCTTTAAAATCAAGTGTTGATAAATTTATGTGTTCTGCTATATTATTTATCAAATCAACTAGATGTTTATGTTGTTTATCTACTATATCAATACCGGTTTCAAAAGTTTCATTCCAAACAAACATTTTTATTTTAGGTTTATTGGGTAAGTCCACAATCTTTTTATCTACTGATGATATAGCCATAACTAAACTTTCTATATAAATTTCTGTTAATTCTATCATAAATTTGCAAATAAATTTGTTATATTTTAATTTTGTTTATAAATCTATATTTTTTGTTAATAAAATGTAGATTTTTGTATCAATTTTATTAACATATAAAAATTTTGTATTTTTCTTGACAAAATATCAATATTTGTATATAATACAATTTCGTTTTTTTAAAAAGTCTTGCTAGCTCAGTCGGTAGAGCATCTCACTTTTAATTAATGAGGGGGCCGTTGGTTCGAATCCAACGCAGGACACCATTTATATAAAGTGCGTTACTTTGTGATTTGACCCTTTCGTCTAGTGGCTCAGGACATTACAATCTCTTTGTAATAACGTAAGTTCAAATCTTGCAAGGGTCGCCATTTGGTCGCTTAGCTCAGTTGGTAGAGCGCCACCCTTACAAGGTGGATGTCATAAGTTCGAGTCTTATAGCGACCACCATATCATTATATTAGGTGCAGCGGTAGTTCAGCTGGTTAGAATGCCGCCCTGTCACGGCGGAGGTCGCGAGTTCGAGCCTCGTCCGCTGCGCCACTTCTTTTGTCTTGCTAGCTCAGTCGGTAGAGCATCTCACTTTTAATGAGGGGGCCGTTGGTTCGAATCCAACGCAGGACACCATTATTTTATATTAGTTTATAAATTACTTTTTTATGTTATTATAATAAATAATAATATATTTTTTCGATACATTGCAAATTAAGGATAAATAATGTTAACTTTATTATTTTTAATAGTTTTGATAATTATTTATGTTCGTTTTCATTATAAAATTTATAAAAGTTTTTTAGTTCAGTATATACAAAAAATGGTTTTTTGTATTATTTGAATGATGTTTCAAATGGATATATAGATATAAAAAGATATATAGACAATGATAATAAAATTCTTGTTATAGGAGCTGTTTTTATTATTATTGCTATTTGTCTATTTTTAGGATATTAAAATCATTATAAAATTTAATATTTTACTTATTAATTTGATAATTAATTAAATTTGTAATATTGCTAACTTATTAAGTTCTGTGATAATATATAGTTTAGTATTTTATAAAAGTTTTAGTAAAAAAGTTAAATAATCATATAAACTTTGATATAAACTTTTTTTAAGCATAAAAAGGCTTAAAACTAGATTAATCCAGTATTTGCATGATTTTTAAATGTGTGAGAATTCAGGGGTTTTGTTATTTTTTAGATGATGATTTTTCGAATAATGGTGGAGATGTGCGGGATCGAACCGCAGTCCAAAAATAAACACTCAAGGCATCTACATGTTTAGCAAAAGTGAAATTTTCATTTAAAAGAGCTCACTTTCCAAAACTTTCTTTTAAACTAAGACAAAAAATTCGCACAAATGTTTGTCAGACATTTGAACTACACTATTTAAAATTACTCGCTTTTGTGCCTAAATAGTATCAGCACAATGCAAGGCTCAACTGAACCTACGCAGCTTTAGCGTAAGCAGGAGCGAATTTAACGTTATTTGCGTTTAAATTTAGTTTGGATTTTATACGCTATATCCAAAGCGACATGCAACCATGGGCAATCTACTCCTGTCGAAGCCAAGTCATCCCCATAAAATTTCGCAAAATATACTATAAAAATCTTTAAATGTCAAGCTTTTGTGGTATTGCTATTATTTTTGGATTTAAAATACTAAAATACTCTTTGTCATTATTTATATCATTTGAAAAAGAGGTAAATTGATCGCTTACTAAAAGTAGCCAATCTGTAAATTCTATATTTGCCGGACCTTTTAGTATTCTTGCTTCTTCCATGACATCTTCGCATATTTCTGCTAATTTAGTTATAGTATCTAGTCTCATATAAGAAGCTGATGATTTAATGTTGTGAAAAATTCTAAATAGCTCATTTACGCTATCTTTATATAAATCTTCTCTTTCTAGATTGATAATCAAAGGTTCCATAAGTTCACACATCAGACCGTAATGAGATAAAAATTCTTCCACTAAATCACTATCGTAGTCTATTTCTATGGTTTTTAATATTCCCACTTTTTACTCCTTGGAGTCTTGATTAAGTTTTTAGTGTATCATTATTATGATAAAATGTTACCTTATATTATTTTAAATTTTATATAAAAATATATGTTAGTATATCACAAAATTATCATATTTAGGAATTTATCTTCAAAATTATTAATAAATTTAAGGAAAATAGTTGCAAATTTTAAAAAAAATATTTTATGAGATAAACAATTTATTTAAAATCAATCAAACAGATCGTCCTTGGCATATGCCTCTTAGTACGGCGATATCAACCTCAGGACCACTTTTTATAGGTGCTATATCTGGACATATGGCACAAGCTACTGTAGCTTCTTTGGCAGGTCTTGTATTTTTATACACATTAAAAACTCCTATTCATCATAGAATGGTAGTTCTTATGGCTTGTAGTTTTGGTATGATTGTGTCTTTTGTATTTGGTAGTTTTTCTCACATTAATCCATCATTGCTTCCACTTATTTTGGGCATAATAACTACTATAACAACAATGATAGTAAGATTTTATAAATTACCAACTCCTGGAAATTTCTTTTTTATGATGATAGCTACACTTGCAGCTTTTATGCCATTTAAAACAGAAGCTTTGATACAAATTAGTGGTTATTTTATGCTCGGAACAATTTGGGCGTGTTTTGTATCATTTTTATATGGATTAAGCACTGTTAAATTTATAAAACCAGAGCCAATACCTAAAATTGAATACGATGGGTTTGATGATGTCGTATTAGATTCTGTTATACTTGGAGTATTTGTAAGTCTTAGTGTATTTTTAGCTGATTTTATAGGTTTTGATAAACCTTATTGGGTGCCTATTTCAACTTTAGCTATACTTCAAGGAATGACATTAAAAAGTAAATGGACAAGGCAGATACACAGGATTTTGGGGACTTGTTTAGGTATAATTTTGACATATTTTTTGTTATCTGTGTATTTAAATAGTTATGAAATAGCTATTCTTATAGCTGTTTTAACTTTTTTAATAGAATTTAGCGTAGTGAGAAATTATGGGATTGCTGCTATTTTTATCACACCGCTTACTGTTTATATGGCCGAGATAAATGGCGTAATAAGTGGCAATGCAACTGATTTGATAGTAACTAGACTTGAAGATATAATATTTGGTAGTTTTGTAGGTTTTATAGGCGGAGTTTGTCTTCATAGTATAAAATTTAGAAATATAGTTAAATTTATAGTTTTGTTTTTATCAAAAAATAGAATTAATGATTAGGTTATTTCAGTGCTATTATAGTTATTTTTTGATAAAATAATTTTGAATAATTTATCGTGGAGAAAATGTGAAAAAACTTAGTATAGCTGATATTGTTTCTAAAAAAAACAGAGAAAAAATAGTAATGATAACTGCTTATGATGCACTTTTTGCAAGATTGTTTGACGAATTTGCTGATATGATTTTGATTGGCGATAGTTTAAATATGAGTTTTAAAGGCGAAAATGACACTATTAATGCAACGGTAGATGAAATGATTTATCATACAAAAGCTGTAAAAAATGGTGCTAAAAATAGTTTTATAGTTACTGATATGCCATTTGGTAGTACAACAAATGTAAAACAAACTGTGAAAAATGCCATTAGAATGTATAAGGAAGCATCTTGTGATGCCGTAAAAATAGAAGGCGGCAAAAATATATCAGAACATATAAAAGCACTTTGTGATAATGGTATAAGTGTAGTAGGGCATATAGGACTTATGCCTCAAAAAGTTAGATTAGAAGGCGGTTATAAGATAAAAGGGCGAGGCGAAAATGGGCTAAACGCTCTTTTAGATGATGCTTTTGCTATATGTGAAGCCGGTGTTTTTTGTTTTGTCTTGGAGGGAACTTTAAGTAGCGTTGCGGCTGAAATTTCAAAACAAGTCCCAGTTCCTGTAATAGGTATAGGAAGCGGTTTGCATGTTGATGGGCAGGTTTTAGCGTGGTCTGATATGCTTGGTTTATTTGAAGAGTTTAAACCAAAATTTGTAAAGCAGTATTTAAATGGTGCGACTTTAGTTAAACAAGCTGTTAAATCATACAAAGATGAAGTGAAAAATTCGCTTTTTCCAAGTGAAAATTTTGAATATAATAAATAAAGGAAATATTATGAAAATCAGTATTATCGTAAGTTTGTTTTTAATGTTTGCAATTGATTTGGTTGCTTTTGATGGTTTAAAAAATCAAAATGAATTTGATAAAGCTTACGAATACTACAATAAGGGCAAATTTAAAGAAGCACATGATATTTGGAGTAAATTATGTGATAACAAAGATGCACAAAGTTGCACAAATTTAGGCTTTATTTTTGATAATGATGATTTGGGTTATAAAAAAGATGAGAAAAAGGCTATGAGTTTATATAAAA is a window encoding:
- a CDS encoding 1-aminocyclopropane-1-carboxylate deaminase; this encodes MIDGDFNGNKARKLEYFLHCDISKFDKIVSYGSNQSNAMYSISVFAKRHNLDFIYVCDHIGNKLKENPVGNFKFAIENGMKYFVDKDRENFAKNLVDTKTLFIKEGVAQKEAEFGFIKQAEFIDNFSKKQNIKFDIFLPSGTGASAAYLSKNIKFNVFTTPCVGDTNYLKEQIYELDPSSKVQILNPPKKYTFGDIKKELYEIYKELLDETKIEFDLIYDPVGFLTLFSNLDKFKNPILYIHQGGIIGNISQLERYKYKGISNL
- the hisD gene encoding histidinol dehydrogenase, whose amino-acid sequence is MKILKSTDKNFQSEFDKLVHRSDNDMSSVIPVVKDIIDDIKKRGDEALVEQIAKFDKWDATNALKISNDEMKNAYNSLDENLKKALKIAYDRIKSYHEKQIEKTWLSFEENGTILGQKVTPVDRAGLYIPGGKAAYPSSLLMNAIPAIVAGVKEITICTPAVNGSVNNLLLATMYLLGIKNAYKVGGASAIGAMAYGTQSIKKVDVITGPGNIYVATAKKLVFGDVNIDMIAGPSEIGVLADNSANYKHIAIDLLSQAEHDEIASSFLITDDEKFANLIKDEINTVLPTLQREKIARVSIENKAAIIVAKDMCEAVFLMNELAVEHLEIATDNAFDYLHKIKHAGAIFLGHNTPEAMGDYLAGPNHTLPTGGSARFFSPLSVSNFVKKSSIISISKNGIDELSEACMVLAEAEGLGAHKKSVELRFNKQ
- a CDS encoding flagellin encodes the protein MQINSLNTNSANGNYYLNQAQNNANKALEAVVANRAISSTDGASMSIADSLRTQSSSIEQGVANANDAIGILQIADGALSNITKSADRINELSVSMNSAALNSDQKKMIQNEANALVNSMKDAVSSASFNGKNVFSGSMEFVTGNGNASISLNAPSFGTIDVNNQQSIQDFMSSINSLRSDIGSAQNGIMSGVNVAMNTNVNIQASESNLQNNDIAKNVNDFNQANLLINSGAYASAFNLQNAQNQIANLLR
- a CDS encoding GGDEF domain-containing protein, translating into MIELTEIYIESLVMAISSVDKKIVDLPNKPKIKMFVWNETFETGIDIVDKQHKHLVDLINNIAEHINLSTLDFKDMNFFLQEVIDYTIYHFNDEEKLMKKVKINKDFFSNHKKNHNTFIYTVKELASSINEENMLMNAKALLDFLINWLAFHILGQDKIFGAQYHMIKDGLTPDEAYEKLMKDIDNKTEPLVHSLTTLFSILTDRNQELTELKNNLEEKVKEKTKELVDKNIKLEYLSQTDQLTELKNRRFGMEVIKKLYEEINDNNPLSVIMIDADNFKCVNDEFGHNIGDKVLIALSKTLKDNIRTDDIVCRLGGDEFLIICPYTNKSGALTLAKHLLSIIKNMKIMVGTRNSKKVYWQSSASLGVASSEDNIKSFQDLIKIADIKMYEAKNNGKNCVR
- a CDS encoding Hpt domain-containing protein, giving the protein MGILKTIEIDYDSDLVEEFLSHYGLMCELMEPLIINLEREDLYKDSVNELFRIFHNIKSSASYMRLDTITKLAEICEDVMEEARILKGPANIEFTDWLLLVSDQFTSFSNDINNDKEYFSILNPKIIAIPQKLDI
- a CDS encoding FUSC family protein, with amino-acid sequence MQILKKIFYEINNLFKINQTDRPWHMPLSTAISTSGPLFIGAISGHMAQATVASLAGLVFLYTLKTPIHHRMVVLMACSFGMIVSFVFGSFSHINPSLLPLILGIITTITTMIVRFYKLPTPGNFFFMMIATLAAFMPFKTEALIQISGYFMLGTIWACFVSFLYGLSTVKFIKPEPIPKIEYDGFDDVVLDSVILGVFVSLSVFLADFIGFDKPYWVPISTLAILQGMTLKSKWTRQIHRILGTCLGIILTYFLLSVYLNSYEIAILIAVLTFLIEFSVVRNYGIAAIFITPLTVYMAEINGVISGNATDLIVTRLEDIIFGSFVGFIGGVCLHSIKFRNIVKFIVLFLSKNRIND
- the panB gene encoding 3-methyl-2-oxobutanoate hydroxymethyltransferase, with the translated sequence MKKLSIADIVSKKNREKIVMITAYDALFARLFDEFADMILIGDSLNMSFKGENDTINATVDEMIYHTKAVKNGAKNSFIVTDMPFGSTTNVKQTVKNAIRMYKEASCDAVKIEGGKNISEHIKALCDNGISVVGHIGLMPQKVRLEGGYKIKGRGENGLNALLDDAFAICEAGVFCFVLEGTLSSVAAEISKQVPVPVIGIGSGLHVDGQVLAWSDMLGLFEEFKPKFVKQYLNGATLVKQAVKSYKDEVKNSLFPSENFEYNK